The Deltaproteobacteria bacterium genome has a window encoding:
- a CDS encoding response regulator codes for MTPEDTVGFELFALGNRQWDIPRLRKLLGEVLSENIFFEDFEVEHDFETIGRKVMRLNARVLASDDGAERILLAIEDVTEQTKARERTEHLVSVLRGLRSVNQLITKEKDPQSLIQEVCRALINTLSFDTAWIALLDESGEFLFASDAGIGEPFKEMIQNFRHGRFPRCARRAFRQAEALVMESMIFSCKDCPLWGRYNERGALAGRLEHNGRIYGMMCVTLHSFFAANRDIRELFEELSRDLALALYAVDMRREREKGIERLRASEERYRDLYEMAPSAYFTVRPDERGTVVDCNLAAERLFGYDRATLKTMSALDLCADTPEGLQKAMELLGRCNRGEPVRDIPLMMRHRAGHSLWVGLSVDPQHDSSGNIVQLLLMMTNLTERMRAEEILRDKWRQMQTIFDGINEVIYVSDPRTYEVLFANKALRDFLGKDPVGSVCYKEFHGFDSPCDFCKNELLFKNREKPIQFENRWPGTDRDFLVTNRIIDWPDGRDVRFEIACDITKQKKLETQLRHAQKMEVVGTLVSGISHDFNNLLQAIYGYTQILLMDKRSDDVDWDRLKGIEEAAGRARDLLQQLLIFSRKVESRKRPVDLNREIRQGIKILRRTIPRMIDIQFREGPNLRMINADPVQMGQVVMNLSVNARDAMPEGGELIIETGNVILDQEYADSHLWVEPGEYVCLSVSDTGVGMDKETMEHIFEPFFTTKEIGKGTGLGLSTVYGIVQDHGGHITCQSEPGKGTTFRVYLPVLAADHSGREENGGREDEDLPGGKETILLVDDDDMLRKTGSEMLQRFGYRVLTAESGEKALEVYRENKEKIALVILDLVMPGMGGKRCLEKLIEMDPGVRVLVASGYSANGLLEDSLRAGAMVTILKPFEMKELMKAVRKALDQEIESPRSKDP; via the coding sequence GTGACACCTGAAGACACGGTTGGTTTCGAATTGTTCGCCCTCGGTAATCGACAATGGGATATCCCTAGATTGAGAAAACTTCTCGGAGAAGTTCTTTCTGAAAACATCTTTTTTGAGGACTTTGAAGTGGAGCATGACTTTGAAACCATCGGGCGGAAAGTCATGCGGCTCAATGCCAGGGTCCTGGCCTCCGATGATGGGGCGGAACGAATCCTCCTGGCGATTGAAGATGTTACAGAGCAGACAAAGGCCCGGGAACGAACGGAACATCTGGTATCTGTGCTAAGGGGGCTCCGAAGTGTCAATCAGTTGATAACCAAAGAGAAAGATCCTCAAAGCTTGATTCAAGAGGTATGCCGGGCCCTCATAAATACCCTCTCTTTCGATACGGCCTGGATCGCATTGCTTGACGAGTCAGGGGAATTTCTCTTCGCCTCCGATGCAGGCATTGGGGAGCCTTTTAAAGAAATGATTCAGAACTTCCGCCACGGTCGATTTCCCCGTTGCGCACGCAGAGCTTTCAGGCAGGCGGAGGCACTGGTTATGGAATCGATGATTTTTTCCTGCAAGGATTGTCCCCTATGGGGCCGTTACAATGAAAGGGGAGCCCTTGCGGGACGCCTGGAGCATAACGGCAGGATATACGGCATGATGTGCGTAACGCTCCATTCATTCTTTGCCGCCAACAGAGATATCCGGGAATTGTTCGAAGAGCTGTCAAGAGACCTCGCCCTTGCCCTTTATGCGGTGGATATGAGGCGGGAGCGTGAGAAAGGAATCGAGAGGCTCAGGGCCAGTGAAGAGCGGTACCGGGACCTTTATGAAATGGCTCCCAGCGCTTATTTCACAGTCCGCCCGGACGAGAGAGGCACTGTTGTTGACTGCAACCTGGCCGCGGAAAGGCTCTTCGGTTACGACCGGGCGACCCTGAAAACGATGAGTGCTTTGGATCTGTGTGCGGATACTCCTGAAGGGTTACAGAAAGCAATGGAACTCCTCGGACGCTGCAACAGGGGGGAACCCGTGCGGGACATCCCCTTGATGATGAGGCACCGTGCCGGACATTCTCTCTGGGTCGGATTGTCTGTGGATCCCCAGCATGATTCCAGTGGAAATATCGTGCAACTACTCCTGATGATGACCAATCTTACGGAGAGAATGAGGGCTGAAGAGATCCTCAGGGATAAGTGGCGGCAGATGCAGACCATTTTCGATGGAATCAATGAGGTCATCTATGTTTCGGATCCAAGGACCTACGAGGTGTTGTTCGCCAACAAGGCCCTGCGGGATTTCCTGGGGAAGGATCCCGTGGGTAGCGTTTGTTACAAGGAGTTTCACGGGTTTGATTCCCCTTGCGATTTTTGCAAGAACGAGCTGCTTTTTAAGAACAGGGAGAAGCCCATCCAGTTCGAGAACCGTTGGCCGGGGACCGATCGGGATTTCCTGGTCACAAACAGGATCATCGATTGGCCGGACGGAAGGGATGTAAGATTCGAGATCGCCTGCGACATCACAAAGCAAAAAAAGCTGGAGACCCAACTCAGGCACGCCCAGAAGATGGAGGTGGTCGGGACCCTGGTGAGCGGCATTTCCCACGACTTCAACAACCTCCTTCAGGCCATATACGGCTATACCCAGATCCTGCTGATGGACAAGAGGTCGGACGATGTGGACTGGGATCGATTGAAGGGCATCGAAGAGGCGGCCGGGCGGGCCAGGGACCTCCTCCAGCAACTCCTGATTTTCAGCCGGAAGGTGGAGAGCCGTAAGAGGCCTGTTGACCTCAACCGGGAGATCCGGCAGGGCATCAAGATCCTAAGGCGGACCATCCCCCGAATGATCGATATACAGTTCAGGGAAGGCCCGAATCTGCGGATGATCAATGCTGACCCCGTCCAGATGGGCCAGGTGGTGATGAACCTCTCGGTTAACGCCAGGGACGCCATGCCGGAAGGGGGCGAACTTATCATTGAAACCGGGAACGTGATCCTGGACCAGGAATACGCTGATAGCCACCTGTGGGTGGAGCCCGGCGAATATGTTTGTTTGAGCGTTTCGGATACGGGCGTGGGCATGGACAAGGAGACGATGGAACACATCTTTGAACCCTTCTTCACCACCAAGGAGATCGGGAAAGGAACCGGCCTGGGTCTTTCAACGGTTTATGGGATCGTCCAGGATCACGGCGGGCACATAACCTGTCAGAGTGAACCAGGGAAGGGTACGACTTTCAGGGTGTATCTGCCTGTCCTTGCAGCAGACCATTCCGGGAGGGAAGAGAACGGCGGAAGGGAGGATGAAGACTTGCCCGGCGGCAAGGAGACGATCCTTCTGGTGGATGATGACGATATGTTGAGAAAAACCGGATCCGAAATGCTTCAGAGGTTCGGCTACAGGGTGCTTACCGCAGAAAGCGGAGAAAAGGCCCTTGAGGTATATAGAGAAAACAAGGAGAAAATCGCCCTGGTTATTCTGGACCTCGTAATGCCTGGAATGGGCGGGAAGCGCTGTCTGGAAAAGCTTATAGAAATGGATCCCGGTGTAAGGGTACTGGTCGCAAGCGGGTATTCCGCAAACGGCCTTTTAGAAGATTCCCTGAGGGCGGGAGCAATGGTAACCATTCTCAAGCCCTTTGAGATGAAGGAGCTGATGAAGGCGGTGCGGAAGGCCCTGGATCAAGAGATCGAAAGCCCGCGATCCAAAGACCCCTGA
- a CDS encoding sigma-54-dependent Fis family transcriptional regulator, producing MSAGNDTRILVIDDDPQILDFAATVLEREAYRVETCDSSKKSLLLLHRHDFDLVLLDLVMPEMDGIEVASHIQNNMVNAEIIIMTGEPDEDRIDRCKQMGIAHFLFKPFSAQQLNYTVYAGLYSKRMEQALADRAGRSVSGMPIIGVSMAIRHLREEIEILAPTDLPVLLEGETGTGKELVAREIHERSRRRGRPFFPVNCATLGELAESELFGHEKGAFTGAVRSTRGCVGSADGGTLFLDEIGDLPLSLQAKLLRFLDSGEYRRVGDSRTRKADVRVISATNCDLETMCQENRFRQDLYFRISGARIRTLPLRDHPEDIPLLTWHFIEEFSFRHNRTFQMAPDAVTALSDYEWPGNVRQLKYVVQQLCERSLDGRIQYRDVANLLGINSRLGLDIYRRAKEKALRDFDIKYFSEVITAAQGKLKKALEITGMHKKNFYTKLRELELSLKEFAPESQKGGIPKRRSDTVLSKPLPYPARQLRG from the coding sequence ATGAGTGCCGGCAATGATACCCGGATTCTCGTGATTGATGATGACCCTCAAATCCTGGATTTCGCCGCCACCGTCCTGGAGAGGGAAGCATACAGGGTCGAGACGTGTGATTCCTCCAAAAAATCTTTGCTTTTGCTCCATCGCCACGATTTTGATCTGGTCCTCCTTGATCTCGTGATGCCGGAAATGGACGGGATCGAGGTGGCCTCCCATATACAAAACAACATGGTGAACGCAGAGATCATCATCATGACCGGAGAGCCGGATGAGGACAGGATCGACCGGTGCAAACAGATGGGTATCGCCCATTTCCTTTTTAAACCCTTCAGTGCCCAGCAACTCAACTACACCGTATATGCCGGACTCTATTCAAAAAGGATGGAACAGGCCCTGGCGGACAGGGCAGGGAGAAGCGTAAGCGGCATGCCCATCATCGGGGTTTCCATGGCCATCCGGCATCTCCGTGAAGAGATCGAAATTTTGGCCCCTACGGATCTTCCCGTCCTTCTGGAGGGGGAGACGGGCACAGGAAAGGAACTGGTTGCAAGGGAGATCCATGAGCGGAGCAGACGCCGCGGGAGACCATTTTTCCCCGTAAACTGCGCCACTCTGGGAGAACTTGCGGAAAGCGAGCTTTTCGGACACGAGAAAGGTGCCTTTACGGGCGCAGTCCGATCAACCCGGGGCTGCGTTGGTTCGGCGGACGGTGGAACACTGTTTCTCGACGAGATCGGGGATCTACCCCTTTCCCTTCAGGCCAAGCTGCTCAGGTTCCTGGACAGCGGGGAGTACAGGAGAGTGGGAGATTCCCGCACGAGGAAGGCGGACGTACGTGTTATTTCCGCCACCAATTGCGACCTTGAAACGATGTGCCAGGAGAACCGTTTCAGACAGGATCTCTACTTTCGCATTTCAGGAGCACGCATCAGGACCCTTCCCCTTCGAGATCACCCGGAAGACATTCCCTTATTGACATGGCATTTTATCGAAGAATTCTCCTTTAGGCACAACCGAACCTTCCAGATGGCGCCGGATGCCGTCACCGCTCTTTCGGATTACGAATGGCCTGGTAACGTTCGCCAGTTGAAGTATGTAGTTCAACAACTCTGTGAAAGGTCGTTGGACGGCCGGATTCAATATCGGGATGTCGCAAACCTGTTGGGAATCAATAGCCGGCTGGGGCTGGACATCTACCGGAGGGCCAAAGAAAAGGCCCTCAGGGATTTCGACATCAAGTATTTTTCAGAAGTGATAACAGCGGCACAGGGGAAGTTGAAAAAGGCCCTTGAGATCACCGGCATGCACAAGAAGAATTTTTACACAAAACTGCGTGAATTAGAGTTATCGTTAAAGGAATTCGCTCCGGAGAGTCAAAAGGGAGGGATTCCCAAAAGAAGATCGGATACTGTCCTTTCCAAGCCCCTGCCTTATCCCGCCAGACAGCTTCGCGGATAG
- a CDS encoding alanine--glyoxylate aminotransferase family protein, with translation MLDGLKEVLLMGPGPSCVPDAVYRALSRKTIGHLDPYFIKIMDAIKVQLQNVMKTSNPVTLPVSGTGSAGMECAFVNLIEPGDPVLILVNGVFGQRMKEVASRLGAEVDTLEYEWGRPVIPEDVEKKTCAKHYKVVAVVHAETSTGVCNPVAQIGGLLKGSESLFLVDAVTSLGGMKVAMDEWGVDVLYSGTQKCLSCPPGLAPISFSQRAVSALRNRKSKVPNWYLDLTLITRYWEGHTRVYHHTAPINMLYGLYQALRLILEEGLEKVFERHRENHQVLVSGLEDIGLKMLVDPSHRLPMLNAVLVPDGVDEAAVRRELLEKHKIEIGGGLGPLAGKIWRIGLMGHSARAENVKRLMQALKAVLGR, from the coding sequence ATGCTTGACGGCCTCAAGGAGGTCCTTCTCATGGGACCAGGCCCCTCCTGCGTTCCGGACGCCGTTTACCGGGCCCTGTCCAGGAAGACCATCGGCCACCTCGACCCTTATTTCATCAAGATCATGGACGCCATCAAGGTCCAATTGCAAAACGTGATGAAGACATCCAACCCCGTTACCCTGCCTGTTTCGGGCACTGGCTCTGCTGGGATGGAATGCGCTTTTGTGAACCTCATAGAGCCTGGCGACCCGGTCCTGATCCTGGTAAACGGGGTATTCGGTCAGAGGATGAAGGAGGTGGCCTCCCGTCTCGGGGCCGAGGTCGACACACTTGAATACGAGTGGGGAAGGCCGGTGATCCCTGAGGACGTGGAGAAAAAAACCTGTGCAAAACATTACAAGGTCGTTGCGGTGGTCCACGCGGAGACCTCCACCGGTGTCTGTAACCCCGTGGCTCAGATCGGAGGCCTCCTTAAAGGTTCTGAGAGTCTCTTTCTGGTGGACGCGGTCACCAGCCTCGGCGGCATGAAGGTCGCCATGGACGAGTGGGGGGTGGATGTCTTATACAGCGGCACTCAGAAGTGCCTCTCCTGCCCTCCCGGCCTGGCTCCCATCTCCTTTTCCCAGAGGGCGGTCTCCGCGCTCCGGAACAGGAAAAGCAAGGTTCCCAATTGGTACCTGGATCTCACCCTGATCACCCGTTACTGGGAGGGACACACCAGGGTCTACCACCACACGGCCCCCATCAATATGCTCTACGGCCTATACCAGGCGCTTCGACTCATCCTCGAGGAGGGGTTGGAGAAGGTCTTTGAGAGGCACCGGGAGAATCATCAAGTGCTGGTATCCGGCCTGGAGGATATCGGCTTGAAGATGCTGGTCGATCCTTCCCACCGTCTTCCCATGCTGAATGCGGTTCTGGTCCCGGACGGTGTGGATGAGGCGGCTGTAAGGAGGGAACTTCTCGAAAAGCACAAGATCGAGATCGGAGGGGGACTGGGACCACTAGCCGGTAAGATCTGGCGGATCGGCTTGATGGGTCACTCGGCCAGGGCGGAAAACGTCAAACGGTTGATGCAGGCACTGAAAGCCGTCCTCGGGAGGTAG
- a CDS encoding CYTH domain-containing protein — MAVEIERKFLVKGEGWRGKVKGVFYRQGYLSTEKERVVRVRATKDKGFLTIKGAPENLKRPEYEYEIPVKDAEEMLDSLCIRPLIEKTRYRVEHGGFVWEIDVFSGENKGLVLAEVEIQDQNQEIPLPEWIGEEVSGDPRYTNAQLVKNPYIRWNP; from the coding sequence ATGGCCGTTGAAATCGAAAGGAAATTTCTGGTCAAGGGTGAAGGGTGGAGAGGTAAGGTCAAGGGGGTGTTTTACCGACAGGGATACCTTTCAACTGAGAAGGAGCGAGTGGTTCGGGTACGGGCTACGAAAGACAAGGGCTTCCTGACCATAAAGGGCGCCCCGGAAAACCTCAAGCGCCCGGAGTACGAGTATGAGATTCCGGTAAAGGACGCCGAGGAGATGCTGGACTCCCTCTGCATCCGGCCGCTCATAGAAAAGACGCGATACCGGGTGGAGCACGGGGGATTTGTATGGGAGATCGATGTCTTTTCCGGTGAAAACAAGGGCCTCGTTCTGGCGGAGGTGGAGATCCAAGATCAAAACCAAGAGATCCCTTTGCCCGAGTGGATTGGAGAAGAAGTTTCAGGTGACCCCCGTTACACCAATGCACAGCTCGTGAAGAATCCTTACATCAGGTGGAATCCTTAG
- a CDS encoding PAS domain S-box protein, whose protein sequence is MRAGRKFSRFILYSLILLQGLSLTLVLGILYGILGRTMGREFYNRLQRKQVEVCMVLMDRFNGLESRLRELALDNTLRVSMMLGVESQALEVLARHYPRSSGAWFLVHDRAKDRYLPEIDPELRFLVPHLKRLSQSARVKVEMFRDFGKGKLLTLISFPIMRSDERLGTSYAVYDLARDERFWSRISGNLGGRLVFQGHGYRVNLRTGEREPVGRKDFQDECVFLPLKDFPGIYYAASTRPLREEKFFLVTTLAQLCGAVFLFTVVVSLFITRRMGARLENLAEQSLEIAENPSRRSLEEDKLGYLEFQKLAKAFNAVLARLLDAQEQLRARARKELDVSEMRYRRTLEAAPDAITISTMKDGRFIEVNDAFCQLTGYSREEALGKTAYDLNLYVDPKERDRLLKILEERGGVSGLELTFRKKDGTEFSVLLSARTMRLKGEECMVAVSSDITERKLADEALRESHHTLLTVLDSIEAGIYVADMETFKILFMNRYMKEIFGHGLEGEICYQALRNEKKPCQQCVSSRLVDRNGNPAGVVVWEGENPITKKWYVNYARAIRWIDGRLVRYHVSFDITQLKELEKERLNAEIQLRKIQKMEAVGTLAGGVAHDLNNILTGIVSYPDLLLMQLPDDSPLRGPILTIQNTGKKAAAIVQDLLTLARRGVPVNEVVNLNDIVSEYLNSPEHRKIMAYHEGVRVETRLDPGLLNIMGSSVHLSKTVMNLVSNAAEAMTERGTIRITTRNQYLDQPVRGYEDVKEGDYVVLSVADTGIGISPEDQERIFEPFYTKKVMGRSGTGLGMAVVWGTVKDHEGYIDVESAVGKGTTFTLYFPVTRKEMARKPEAVSVDSYKGKGERILVVDDVREQREIASLLLSKLGYSVTTAASGEEAVEYLKENSADLLVLDMIMSPGMDGLDTYKKILEIHPGQRAIIASGYSENERVKEAQRLGAGPYVKKPYTLENIGLAVRRELDREARDRSQG, encoded by the coding sequence ATGCGGGCTGGTAGAAAATTTTCAAGATTCATCCTTTACTCGTTGATCCTTTTACAGGGATTATCTCTTACCCTGGTCCTGGGTATCCTTTACGGGATCCTTGGGCGAACCATGGGTCGTGAATTCTACAACAGGCTCCAGAGAAAGCAGGTCGAGGTATGCATGGTCCTCATGGATCGGTTCAACGGGCTTGAATCCAGGCTCCGCGAGCTGGCCCTGGACAACACCCTGAGGGTCAGCATGATGCTGGGGGTGGAGAGTCAGGCACTCGAGGTATTGGCCCGGCACTATCCCCGCTCAAGCGGGGCCTGGTTCCTGGTCCATGACCGGGCGAAAGACCGTTACCTGCCCGAAATAGATCCGGAACTTCGTTTTTTGGTTCCTCACTTAAAAAGGCTCTCGCAATCAGCACGGGTGAAAGTGGAGATGTTCAGGGATTTCGGAAAAGGGAAACTCCTCACCCTGATTTCTTTCCCCATCATGAGGAGTGACGAACGTTTGGGGACCAGCTACGCCGTCTACGATCTAGCCCGGGACGAGCGGTTCTGGAGCAGGATTTCAGGGAACCTGGGTGGCCGATTGGTGTTCCAGGGGCATGGATACCGGGTAAACCTTCGGACCGGGGAAAGGGAGCCGGTTGGACGAAAGGACTTTCAAGATGAATGTGTTTTCTTGCCTCTCAAGGATTTCCCGGGGATCTATTACGCGGCATCGACCCGGCCCCTCAGGGAAGAAAAGTTTTTTCTGGTCACCACCCTTGCCCAGCTCTGCGGTGCGGTTTTCCTGTTTACAGTAGTGGTGTCTCTATTCATCACCAGGAGGATGGGGGCTCGCCTGGAGAACCTGGCCGAGCAGTCCCTGGAAATCGCTGAGAACCCATCGAGACGGTCCCTTGAAGAGGACAAGCTCGGATACCTCGAGTTTCAAAAACTTGCAAAGGCCTTCAACGCGGTCCTGGCAAGACTCCTCGACGCCCAGGAGCAGCTCCGGGCCAGGGCCAGGAAGGAACTGGATGTCAGCGAGATGCGTTACCGCAGGACCCTGGAGGCCGCACCCGACGCCATCACGATCAGCACTATGAAAGACGGCCGTTTCATTGAAGTCAACGACGCCTTTTGCCAGTTGACCGGGTATTCCAGAGAAGAGGCCCTGGGGAAAACGGCCTATGATTTGAACCTCTATGTTGATCCCAAGGAGCGGGACAGGCTTTTGAAAATCCTGGAGGAGCGGGGCGGGGTGAGCGGGTTGGAGTTGACATTCCGGAAAAAAGACGGAACGGAATTTTCCGTCCTGCTCTCTGCAAGGACCATGCGGCTCAAGGGCGAAGAGTGCATGGTCGCGGTCTCCTCGGACATTACGGAACGCAAGCTGGCCGACGAGGCCCTGAGGGAATCCCATCACACACTCCTAACGGTCCTTGACAGCATCGAGGCCGGCATTTATGTGGCGGACATGGAAACCTTCAAAATCCTTTTCATGAACCGTTACATGAAGGAAATCTTCGGCCACGGGCTGGAAGGCGAGATATGTTACCAGGCCCTCAGGAACGAAAAAAAGCCCTGCCAACAGTGCGTTTCCAGCAGACTGGTGGACAGGAACGGCAATCCGGCCGGGGTAGTGGTCTGGGAAGGTGAAAACCCCATTACCAAAAAATGGTACGTCAATTATGCGCGGGCCATCCGCTGGATCGACGGACGGCTGGTTCGTTACCATGTCTCCTTTGATATCACCCAGCTCAAGGAACTTGAAAAGGAGAGGCTCAATGCGGAAATTCAACTCCGAAAGATCCAGAAGATGGAGGCGGTTGGAACCCTTGCAGGCGGCGTGGCCCATGACCTGAACAACATCCTCACAGGTATTGTGAGTTATCCGGATCTCCTCCTGATGCAACTCCCTGATGACAGCCCCCTCAGGGGGCCGATCCTGACCATCCAGAATACCGGCAAGAAGGCGGCGGCCATCGTGCAGGATCTTTTGACCCTTGCACGGCGGGGGGTCCCGGTAAACGAGGTGGTCAACCTGAACGACATCGTCTCCGAGTATCTGAACAGTCCCGAGCACAGGAAGATCATGGCCTACCATGAAGGGGTGCGGGTTGAAACCCGGCTTGATCCCGGTTTGTTGAATATCATGGGATCTTCCGTCCACCTTTCCAAGACCGTCATGAACCTAGTCTCAAACGCCGCGGAAGCCATGACCGAAAGGGGTACCATCCGCATTACTACGAGAAACCAGTACCTGGATCAACCTGTTCGGGGGTATGAGGACGTCAAGGAAGGGGACTATGTGGTACTTTCCGTCGCGGACACCGGGATCGGTATATCTCCTGAAGATCAGGAAAGGATCTTCGAACCCTTTTACACCAAAAAGGTCATGGGGAGAAGCGGGACAGGCCTTGGCATGGCCGTTGTATGGGGAACCGTGAAAGACCATGAGGGGTATATTGACGTGGAATCGGCCGTGGGAAAAGGAACGACCTTCACCCTCTATTTTCCCGTGACCCGAAAAGAGATGGCACGGAAACCAGAAGCGGTTTCCGTGGATTCCTATAAGGGAAAGGGGGAGAGGATTCTCGTGGTCGATGACGTACGCGAGCAGAGGGAGATCGCATCTTTATTGCTCTCTAAGCTGGGGTACTCTGTCACCACCGCCGCAAGCGGAGAGGAGGCCGTTGAGTATCTTAAAGAAAATTCTGCGGATCTGCTGGTGCTGGACATGATCATGTCCCCCGGAATGGACGGCCTTGATACCTACA